A window of Syngnathus typhle isolate RoL2023-S1 ecotype Sweden linkage group LG9, RoL_Styp_1.0, whole genome shotgun sequence genomic DNA:
AAACCGCAGCGATTTAGTACTCCATCCACACAGGAAGGTCTGAGACAAGCAATCCAAAGCCCCAACCTGAGTGAGGCAGGCATGTCAAAATCCACAATACTGCCCATCGGATTAGACATCCCATTCCCATCACTGCTTGTGTGAGTCAGAACCGAGTGACCCATCGAGTCTATACAATGAGGGCACCCCCCCTACAGATGACTTGCATCCACTGACAAACTGCTCCGAACTACTGAATAACAAAAAGAGGAAAACATGATTCAGTTCAAAAGTGCCACACATGAAGTACATTGATATTGTCATGTGGCTTTGCTAGTCTGTAATGGGATTATCTGAGCACAACTGAAGGGAATTGTTGTGTGATGTATATCGAGGACAAGCCATAATTGGAGGACATTTTATGTCCCAACCATATAGAAACACGCACTTGCTGTCCCGAGACAAAATGAGACAATATGTTAATGATTTTGTTGAGTAAATGGTCACTTTTTTCAAAATATCTttcaacaagtcaaaaatgacTTTTAATACGTAAAGAAATGAGAAACTTCACCTCCATGAAGAATGTATCCATTTTGACGAGGTCCGACCTGACGCCCCTTTGTAGTCTGACTTGAGGGGACCACAGTCGATGACGTGAGGAAAGCCTCACTCCATTTCAAATTTCTTCCTGTCCCTCGCCGGCTGCGAAGCTTCTGGTTGACAAAAACACATGTCCGGCTCGGTTCGATAACTTCGAGTATTGTTTGCCAAGCTGTGGACCAGAGGAGAACGTTTTAGAGTTATTGTTGTTTTGTGTAAAgaagtgtgtacgtgtgcgtgtgtgtgtgtgttgtgccattcatttggaagccaCCGGCATATTATGCAAAGAGGCGGGGCGCAGGCGGGGAAAAACCAGGATGAGAGTACGAAAGCTGAGATGGTTCAAATGTAAAGCGCTCGCTTTATGGGTCAGCGTCATGGGAGCCGAGGAAGTGTGCACGCTTCCCCTCTTTATTTGGGAGATAAACAAAGGCAGGGGTGTTTTTTTGTGCGCGTTTTTAAATGTAAGAAAGAAGGTCACTCCTTTATTACACTCCGTAGAAGTGTGTTTGACAGTTGACAGTTGAGCTGGGTGTGGTTTCAATTGCGGACACGCCCACagcttgatttctttttttttccttttgttatCAACACTCTTCTCTATGGCACGTCCaatttagacatttattttctcattaaagACTTTAATGGTGCGATTTATGGGAATTCACCTGAAGCAGTTCCACCGTAGTTGTAAAAAAAACTACTGAGATTCCACTGATATAAACAAGGAGGCATGCAGATGTAGAGGACTGGTGCGGCCGCTTCCTGGCGGTACCGCATTGAGCCCCATTTGTGGCAAGCGGCCACGAGCAGAGTCGCCAGCAGCCAACCCTCAAGCAAAAAGACAGCTGATGAAAGCCTGTGGAGATCGTTTCACAATCAATTCACTGTCTCCCGAACGAAAATAAAACGACTAATGTGACATAAAGCACTGAAGAAAAACAGCAGACGTGTGGCGTGAGCAGCAATGCAAATAGCTCTTTCGAATTATTGCCTGCAGTTACTGACCAGATCAGATCAATTAACTGGATTGATTGAATAAAACGTGCAGCATGTGCTGACGGGAGACTATTGAACAGCTATGGTCATTGATCAACTGCTCCCTTCAATAATTCATGCTTGAATGCAGCAGTGGGGGACTAACAAAGCTGCAGCTAATGCacattacacttttttttctaactTGACCTGTGCAATTTATCCATTTCCCAAACTAATTTTAAACATTAAACatttctcttgttttttttggggggggggggctgttctTTGGCCTTTTCCTGTCATTTGTGATGTCACCGGGCGCCTCACTTTACATGATTTCCTTTGGGAATCATAACAAGGTGATGTCATTTGACATGTAATGTCTAATAATGTAATGCATATCAACAATAATGAGATTGATGTGTCACTTGTGCTGTTTTGATTTTTACCAGACACAAAGAAGCATTGactgattgaatatttattgatccccaggggtggggaaattcaggccccagcagtatccaatcaataggctctcataagactgccacacaacggcgccacaaagaaagccagaaagtgctcaagataaaagttatcaaagctaaaagacgaagggaaaaaagtaacagcggccaaccagcacccctcaatacaagagaacaccccaaaacacacaaaatagccatcgacaggtgtaagggcagtccagtacAACGGcccccaatggaccgtggtcgtgaatcggtgaaaacatcacaaagcaggcaaacgtgtgagcagcgtcccgggcacccagtcggggcacgtgcaaatggtcaccacggggctagcatggcaaaagtcgttggttccgacgagcacgagggaacggactccccacaggggttgcggctgcaagggcaaggcgagggacccggtcatcactggccggataagcaggaagccgtcgtagagttacgcgggtctcgaccgatgatcccggtcccaggaagaaaaaaataaaatgtccgacccgaagagataccgaggtgcggtagaaggcaccagcatcgccgaatggacaaaaagacagaaagaaaaaggagaaaagaaagaaataaagaagaaaaaagagaacactgcagccactcacggcgccataccaagaaaaaagaaagggtAAATATAAGATTTATCATAAAGAATTAAATATTACGTCAGTGTTTGTGTTATAGCACTAACGTCGAGGAAGCGGTCAGACTTAACAACAAATCTTTACCGCCAGCATTCATGGCAAACCTTCTTACCAGCGCTCTTCTCATGCCTCCACACGCTGTCCACATCCTGTTTGTTTATTCTGTGTCCGTAGTGGCACGGCCATTCGAATTCCCGACCAGGAATACTCGCAAAACCTATTTAAACAGATTTAAACGAGACATGTCGTGAGAATCCAGAACATGCCAGTGGAAGTTTTGCTTTTGTTAATTGTGTCTCACGTGGATTTTGAGGCTAATAACCTAAGTGGCACAGCGGTGACTCAGAGCCCATTCAGAGGCCTGAATAAACACGGGAGAATTTCAATTCAACATTCTTCATCCTGCGCTCCAGACTGATAGCGAGACCTGCGGGTTTTTTTACAACGCGCCATCTCATCCCAGATGATTCAAGCATGTGAATCACCAACAGCTCAGATTTCCAGATAAGCATTACAAACGACAAAGACGACCCAAAAGATCAGCAAAGCAAGTTTGTCCGAGTGGTGCATGGACGCCATTGTTTtggatggaaaaaataaaagatgtgtttGGATTAAGTTTAGTTTTACCTGGTTTTACCTGGTTACCGCTTCCTCCAGGTGTACCCGGTGGTCTcatctgtttgtttgtgtttcgttTCTAATTGCTGTGGGAATTTGATTTGGGATTGACTTTTCCGCAGTTCGTTACACAGAGCCTTAAAAGAGCACATCGCTTTACATCGCTCTTTCCCAATCAATGTTCAAACAGCGCAACCAAGCGTTTGTCCTTGCTGATTGAACTCGTCAGTTCATGATGAAATCAGTTCTAGAAGGGCAATGCCTTCCTCTAGCGTTCAAAATAAAAATCGTCTCTCTGGCATTTCTCACTCACTTGCTCTCCTCCCCTGGCGTTAACAGCGGTCACGTGGTTTGTTGACGTCATGTTGGGACTTTCTTCTTGGTTTGACAAATTGGcagaatgtttgttttgtttatttgtttctttctttttttcaactaGTACATTGTCACAATGAttcacaatttaattttttttttttaaatggcttgCTAAATGGGAAATTTAAGCCCAGGCTTCCGTCCGAAACCTGACTTCCAAGGTTTTAAGAGTACCTTTGACCACCTTAGCATTTGCCTATGCCAACACACAACCGCCACTGAGCCACACCACATCATTGGAAATACAGATGGAAATCTTATTTTTAGTCaaaataatttgatttttttttttaattgaataattGCCAGCAGGGAGAGCTAGAGTGTCAGACAGTGTTGACTGGGGGATAATAAATAACAGCGACCTCAAAATAAAAGAGCCAGGATGGGAATAAAAATgatctatttatttgtttgtttatttctttgtttgttttcttttcttggcgGCACGCAgttaaaagtaaatacaaaaaaacacatgcaaCTATGTGATATATTGTAGTAACCTACTGTACATTTATATACACAAATGTCTAGCAGCATacagtaaaaataaatgtttaatattttcCTGATTGCTCGTTATATATCGGACCAATGATTTATTGAGCAGGATAAGTCTAGACAATACTGTAAAAGAACTCAGAAACATTAGACAAAAGGATTTTGCATTTTAACAATAAATTCAAATGACAGAATCTTAATGGTGGACACAATATTGATATAAAATTGCGATGTTGATTTAAAGCCTTTCAACAGAATGTCCCTCCAAAATGTGTCAGCGTTTTAAACATGACTACAGTATGTGGGTCTCACGGGAACCAGGCTTCAGTATGCGCAGAGTGACAATGTGCTTGATGGCTCTTTGAAACCACGGGTAGAACAAGGCGTAGATAAAGGGATTCAAACACGAATTGAAGTCATACAAATAAAGAAGAGATTGGACCAGTGAAGCCAGAGTCCCATCATCGGCCATCAAACCGACAATGTAATACggacaaaaacacaacaaaaagacCAGAACCAGAACACCGAGATTCCTGGCCGCCTTCAGCTCAGATTTTTTTACTCTTACGGGCTGTTTTACTTTGCTGCATGCGAGATGAGTGCGCATGGCACGCGCTTGAGACATCGCAGCCACATACACTCTTATGTAGAGCGTGATGATAATGATAAGAGGAAGGATGAGGCTCATGACCATGTCCAGAATGCCTCCATAAGACTCAAAACCCAAGACGCACTCTCCACGGCAGGAGTTAAACTTTCCAGGATGAGCCAAGTAGTCCTTAAACATGATGCCACAGTGGATACATGCAAAGAACCAACAGAGACCAACACAAAGTCGAGTTCTTTTCATGGTAACTTTGACGGTATAGCGCAGCGGGTCACAAATAGCCACGTAACGGTCAACTGATATCAGCACCATGTTTCCCACAGAGGCGGACGCGGAAATAAAAAGCATGTAATTCCATAGACAACACAAATTGTCACCAAGAAACCAGCAGGATGTGTTGACATAGCTTTCACCTGGCATCGCCACCAAGCCCACCAGAAAGTCGGAGACGGCGAGGGAGCAGAGGATGAGGTTTGTGGGGGTGTGGAGTTGcctgcaagaagaaaaaaacaatcagtgacgaacacacaaacacagcgtCAAAAAACTATCCAGGTAAATGTGAGTCGGCAGATGACATCACTCAAACAACCGCTGTGGAACAGCCTGTGATCAACCTTGCAGCACCGCGAGGCTTACAGAAAAAGAACATGTGCCTGAAGTGGGAGATTGAAATGATGACGAGCAAGTTGAGCAGCATGGTGAGGATGCTTTCCAGCGGCAGCACGACTCTGAAAAGAAAAGCTTCAGACCAATTAAATGAGGGCCTCTGGCAGGAGATGTTGGGCTGCTGTGGAAAGCAGAGATGGTCCTCCGTGTCCATGAGGAAGCTCCGACAACCTCCTGTCCAAACCGTTGTGGTGTCCATCTCATTTATATGGTCTTGGTGCCTCCCACAAGCAAATGTGATAGGTAGTCAAAGTATGATGTCACGATGAGCACCATACCCTGACTCTATGTACAGACAGTGAAGTGGATACATCATCATTTTACAACAGcctgaaatatttttgtttccaaATGACCAAAAAGGGTCAGATGGCTTTGCTGGGGCAAAAAATAGCTGATAACCAACCCAACAGTCTGCCTCGACCACATTTAAATTTACTTCCATAGGCTATCCGGTCTGTACAAATTCAATCTTCAGCCTAATCTTAAAGTAATCAACCCAAACCTGGGTCAAAAGTAACCCAATAGGCCCAAAATCCCCAGCCAATATAACCCAGCATttttgcgtgtttgtgtgcgtgcgtgcgtgtgtgttttcaggCCTCAGGGTTCAGATCTAGCAACTTGAGgcctgttctttttttatttggataaGGTTCATAATGTCTCTTTTAGGGTAGATCTTttgtccagaaaaaaaaagtccttattTAACTTATCAGAACATATTTATTGGTGAtcatatggttttttttccttgttttttgtttaatttttgtATTTATCTGGATAATGAACAATAGAATATAATTTCTTTTATGTTAAATTATGATCTTCCATATTAATCTAAAGATTGTGAAAACATTTTGTCGgtttcgtttttttcttttgttttctccacAGTTTAATATATGGTACTTCTTCTGCAAcaacacttttttgttttttggtcaAAATAAGTTTAAACTGCGACAAGGAAAAAAATGCcgttttgattatttattttacgtCTTCCCTTGTAACTGCATTTCCACCGTAATAAACCCATAGATTtaaagtttaaaataaaaaaataaataaataaaattagaaaaattATTTGTCTGAACAAGAGAATTGCCCAATAGACTTGAGGCCTTTTTTCATCATGCGATAGAGGAGACAAACACAACCTGTGAAATCGTACAACAATTAAATTGGCTTGTGTATCGCACGTTTAATGAAACGAGCCAGGCGACGACAAAATGAAGAGCCGGCGAGTGTTTTCGAGTAGACGTTGCTAACGAATCCAcgaaggtcaaaggtcagtttGAAAGTTTCTAGttgttgaaaaacaaacaagacttctgtctgtctcTCCGCCGGGAGAAACACAAGTATTGCCTCATGTGTTTTGGTGTTGTCTTCACACCTCTAATTGCAAGCCGCTCGTGATCGCACGCTAATGGGCCAAGGTGTGAACCGGCAACAAAAACATAGACGACAGTAACCTATGCGGACGCCCTCCGGGGGCACGCAAGGCAACTGATACAGTTGACACAGAACTTAaagaaattttttaaaaaagccaaaTCTGGTTCAATCGGTAAGTTAGCCGTGCTGAGAAAAGGATCCATAAAAATACGCATCCTTAATTTTTTGCTGCCATGTTTCCTCTACATGATATTTGACAAAAAACTCAACAGACTCAAATGTGGCCATTTTGAATCAAACTGACTTCCTGTCTTTTTTGGGACATGGTTTCTTGGGACTGCATGTGACCAAAACTTTTTGAATCACAATTTTAGTCAATCTAATCAAATCTCATTTTACACCATCATCAAAtgaaattatgaaaaaaatTCTCACTTTGGGCCCCACCACATTGGTGCTACGATGTCAAGGAAAAATGTGCGGCTGGAGCAGCCATTTTGAGATTTGAACAAAAACAGTAGAATGAAGTCCAAAACAAAACTTATGTGCTCCCTTCTTACAGGTTCCAGTTTAATGGTGAGCACCAGCATCTCCAATTCAATTGACACAACATGGTACCACAAAAACCAcagttaaaacattttaaaacattgaTGCTCCAGATTTTGTGATATTTCATCATTCTGTCTGGGGTACGGCGCTAATTATGACATCACACTTTGACTTCGCTGACCGTATCACATTTGCTTGTGGGCGGTACCAAGACCCCATAAAAGAGATGGACACCACAACAGTTAGACCAGGAGGTTCTCGGAGCTTCCTCATGGACACCGAGGACCATCTCTGCTTTCCACAGCTGCTCAACATCTCCTGCCAGAAGCCCTCGTTAGAATTTCATCTTCACTCTGTGCCCTTGTCCGTCATGGCAGTCATCATTGTGGTGCTTAACCTTCTTGTCATTGTCTCAATCTCCCATTTCAGGCATGTCTTTTCTCAATTTGCTCAAGAACTAACCTTTCTGTTTTCATGACTATTTTGTGTGAAATGATGTATCCCACCCACAGATGTTGCCGTTAACctactgcgtgtgtgtgtgtgtgtgtgtgtgtaggcagCTCCACACTCCAACCaaccttctcctcctctccCTCGCTATCGCAGACTATCTTTTGGGCTTCCAGATTATTCCAGGGCAAATCTACATGATGACATCTTGTTGGTTTCTCGGTGATCTGCTGTGCTCTTATTTTATGTTTTCACTTCTAACCGTGACTTCCGCATCAGTGGGGAACATGGTGCTCATCTCCATCGATCGTTACGTGGCTATTAGCGATCCTCTGCATTATAATATCAAAGTCACCGTGAAAAGAATTCGACTTTGCATTGGTCTCTGCTGGTGCTTATCTCTTTCCTACGCCGGTACTATTTTTAACAATCAGCAGACGCAGGGAAAGTACTATTCCTGCTACGGGGAGTGCATCTTTACTATGGACTTCAATACCGGAGTGGCTGACGTGTGGGTTACCTTCATCCTCCCTCTCAGCATCATCATCACGTTGTACACCAGAGTGTTTGTGGTTGCCGTGTCTCAGGCGCGAGCCATGCGCTCTCATGTTAGATGCGGCAAACTGAAACAGTCCGTGCCCTTAAGAGCAAAGAAATCCGAGTTGAAGGCGGCCCGGACTCTGGGTATTCTGGTCGTTATCTTCCTCTTGTGCTTTTGTCCGTATTACACCATATCACTGGTACCGCATTTTGATGAGTTTTACCTCTACGCTGTGTACCTGTACTGCCTCAACTCATGTGTGAATCCCTTGATCTACGCCTTGTTCTACCCGTGGTTCCGAAGAGCTGTGAAACATATTGTCACACTGAGCATATTGCGTTCTGGCTCCTGTGATGCCAACCTGCTGTAGACATAACTATAATGATTGccatgaggggggaaaaaaatacaaaataaggtTTGAGTCTACCTAACGTGTGCAGATTTAAGAAACCGGTTCTGTTCAAATAAATGAACATCTTTGTCAGCCTGCTTGTTTCATTTGGCTTTTCACAAAACAACCTATTTTGGGTATATACAACTTCTTGGGTCGGTGGAATTGTTAACTGAGCAGTTTAAAGGTGtactgtcatgtctcgtccgcaGTTTTGTtaggtgtctaggttgccatggtttctgttcgggttcggtcatgtcttgtcccccgttttgctatgtgtccctGATCATGtccaaagtttctgtcagtgtgtctgtgtgctcgcccctcccatcCTGTGTGATCATGTCCATAGTTTGtcagtgtctgtgtgctcgccccacccctcctgtgtgcccatgattggTTTAATTATTCttacctgcctcttgttacctgttttgtatttaagtcctgtctgccccttgctcggcgttggatcattgcatgctTTTGCTGCTCTCGTGGTAATGCCACCCTGTCTGTTTTAgctcacgtctctgttcggtttatgttgttgattttgtcagtaagttatgttagtttgccgAGTATGTCTTGAGTTAGTCattaaaccctggtccaagctgcatttggtcgccctgctccattcacCATCCGAATCCTGACAGTGTACTATTTAATACAGAATACAAACATACGTAT
This region includes:
- the LOC133160094 gene encoding trace amine-associated receptor 6-like, which produces MDTEDHLCFPQLLNISCQKPSLEFHLHSVPLSVMAVIIVVLNLLVIVSISHFRQLHTPTNLLLLSLAIADYLLGFQIIPGQIYMMTSCWFLGDLLCSYFMFSLLTVTSASVGNMVLISIDRYVAISDPLHYNIKVTVKRIRLCIGLCWCLSLSYAGTIFNNQQTQGKYYSCYGECIFTMDFNTGVADVWVTFILPLSIIITLYTRVFVVAVSQARAMRSHVRCGKLKQSVPLRAKKSELKAARTLGILVVIFLLCFCPYYTISLVPHFDEFYLYAVYLYCLNSCVNPLIYALFYPWFRRAVKHIVTLSILRSGSCDANLL
- the LOC133160126 gene encoding trace amine-associated receptor 13c-like produces the protein MDTEDHLCFPQQPNISCQRPSFNWSEAFLFRVVLPLESILTMLLNLLVIISISHFRQLHTPTNLILCSLAVSDFLVGLVAMPGESYVNTSCWFLGDNLCCLWNYMLFISASASVGNMVLISVDRYVAICDPLRYTVKVTMKRTRLCVGLCWFFACIHCGIMFKDYLAHPGKFNSCRGECVLGFESYGGILDMVMSLILPLIIIITLYIRVYVAAMSQARAMRTHLACSKVKQPVRVKKSELKAARNLGVLVLVFLLCFCPYYIVGLMADDGTLASLVQSLLYLYDFNSCLNPFIYALFYPWFQRAIKHIVTLRILKPGSRETHIL